The Drosophila yakuba strain Tai18E2 chromosome X, Prin_Dyak_Tai18E2_2.1, whole genome shotgun sequence DNA segment tttcaatttgacttgttttcatttcaactATGTTGTCATTGACAGCAAAGCATCAAAGAGTGGTTTAATTTCAACCCATTCAATTTATAAGCTTATCCTACGCAGCTACTATTTTTGAggtttttttaaagtttttttttcggttcttttagtttttctgGTGTTTGTTTGACAGCCTACAGCGTTTCATTGTTTTTATGGTGTTCAATTGTTCAATTGACGATGTATGAGTTTCCAAGGAACTCTTCaatcattttgtttaaataaattgtgccGTAAAATGTAGAGACCCAAAAAAAAGATTGTACAAAATGAGGTAGATAAAGGTGAAGACATTTGGCTAACGATTTGCACGTTTCGATTTAAATTGAGGGCGAAAAATTGGAACAAATTGTATGGACATTGTATGGGTGGCATTGAGAGAGATCCAAACAAATTGCTGGGTATCAATTTAATGGTGCATGCTGTATTGATGAGCCACTCAGATGGATGGTTAATCAGAATTGCTAGCGGAATGGACAATTTGTATGTCCTTAGACGAGTTTGTCGTGGCATGTTTATGGCATAGTTTGTTTTGCCAAAGCGCTTTCTGTCATCATTTGCGTGAGTAATTGCATGATAAAGTGCTGGCAAAATGGCCACAGTTGTGATTTGATGGGCATTGGCACTTGCAACATGTTGCAACTGGATGCGGCGCGTGGAGAAAAGCGAGGATTTCCCTTTTGTTGCCGTATTGTTGCCATTTAAGCATCTCTTGAATGTTACGAGCggacataaaaaaaaagccagCGGTGCTGCACAAAAATATGTCAAGCGTGTGTGCGGGCGATAAACccgtcacacacacactaacacaccGCTGCAGTattgcatatgtgtgtgtgtgtgtgtgtgtatctgtgtgggcCATAACTTGAGGCGCCATTTAACTGCATTGCGTGCTGGCCCTTTTAATGGCCCGTCTTAAATGCATGGGAAAACGAAACGAGGCGAGGGGGTGGCGACTAAAAAACTCCTGTTGCAAAATGCAGGCCCCTAAAAACAAGAACTCTAAATAAATTGCTCTAAATAAAGGATATTAATAGACCATTTAACGTTGTTGTGCACACCTTTAAGATTTAAACTATGAAACAGCCATGGAAATCTTCGCTGAAATGTGAATatgataatatatatataccacaTGATATTAAGCTATGTTTTAAGATGTTGAATGcatgtttttctgtttttaatgaattccaatataaacaaatgctTCTTGAGGCCTTGAATGAATGGTTATCACATTGAATTCATTGGGGTTGATAGGCCGAAACAACATCTGTTGTCAGCAGCCCCGCTGATCGGATGGTCTGTTCCAAGGAGCGAAAGACACGTCATGCAAACCACGTTTACATGCTTTCAAGTTACACTCTAAAAAAAAGCTCAACAGATAGCTAAAAGTAGGTAACATAAAAGTAGTAAGTTATAAGTAGGCACGCAACTGAAAACCTTTTGAAATACAGATTAGTAGGCACGCAACTTAAAACCTTTTGAAATACAGATTAGACTTTATGCGGCACATAAATGGTTGTTATGCGTAATCACGTCGagaatttctctcagtgcacgcAGAGAGCGGTATCACAAGAGAGCGGCGCTGCGataatgcatataaatataaccCGATCATCGGTTTTACTCAGTTGAGCGCCGGAATTCGTGAGCAATGGATCGTTGGCAGAATCGCGTGGCCGTAATCAGTGGCGCCAGTTCCGGAATCGGAGCTGCCTGTGCCCGGCTCTTGGTGTCCGCCGGTCTGCAGGTGGTGGGCCTGGCCCGGCGCACCGATCGCCTGGAGCAGCTGCGTCAATCCCTGCCGGAGGAGCAGAGGCAGCGCTTCCATCAGCACAAATGCGATGTGTCGCAGGAGCGGCAGGTGGACAATGCCTTCGAGTGGATCGAAAAGGAGCTGGGCGGCATCGATGTGCTGATCAACAATGCCGGCATCGTGCTGGGTGGCCAGCTGCTCGATATGCCCACCAAGGACATCAGCAACATCCTGCAGACGAATCTCATGGGCAGCATTTACTGCACCAAACTGGCGGCCGGCAGCATGAGACGCCGCCAGGTGGCCGGGCATCTGATCTTCGTGAACAGCACGGCCGGAGTGGCCGGGTATAAGCCGGATCCGGCGGATGATAGCCTCAATGCCTACACGCCCAGCAAATTTGCTTTGACTGCCGTACAGGAGATCTGCAGACAGGAGCTGATCACTCAAGGATCAAGGATCAAGACCACGGTGAGAACTTGGTTATCAATCActaacaaaagaaaaaccattTACCAGCAAAAGGTTgtaaaaaaacataaataattaataccTACTCAAACATAAAATACTTACTATGCCGATAAGCACAGCTGCTTTGATACAGTACAACCGCGTTATAAAGGCCAATTGATATTAATCTTTGTAACCCACATTCAAGAAATGcgtaaataatatttggaAACATTTCCCAATCCTGCAGAGCATCAGTCCCGGCTGGGTGGCCACCGATATCGTTCCGGACGAGACGAAGGCCAAGCTGGGCGAGGTGATCCTCCAGGCGGACGACGTGGCCCAGGCTGTACTGTACGCCCTATCCACACCGCCGCACACTCAGGTGGAGCAGATAACGCTGAGGGCGGTGGGCGAGTACTTCTGATTTCTGCTTTCGGCTTGCTGATTGCTGATTGCTCCACAGCCCCAGAGATTAACCAATCGACTTGCAGTGGAACATCATGCagtaaaaatcaaataaaggcGAACGACCCGACCCGACATGGCACCCATTTGGTTTGCCACAAAACTGTTTGCTCTCACCtcgtttcgttttatttttatttgtggcgTTCAGTTGCGTATATGTGTTCAGCACCTTTCCgcaagccaaataaataattcagttTTCTACACTAACAATGGCATCGGGTGGTATTGGTGGTAATGGTGGTAATGGTGGTAATGGTGGTATTACAAGGAGAGGCACATGTAGTATTTGCCTAGGCCTGGTTAAAAATTTATACTCGCATAGCGCCCCAATTGGGGTCTTTCAAATGACAGCGATAGAGTCATCGAACGGGAGCTCTTAATAAATGGccaataataaatttccaatGGGTGGCACTTCTAACTTGGCAGCTTGAAATAATATTCTGAAAGCCATTTTGAATAGGggatatattatttatacaagTTTCAGTGGTGGTAGCAAATGCATTGTTTGTTAAATTAGtatcatcaatattttagcCGTGGCctctttcactttttaattcaattatattAAGTAAAGTTTCTAGGCACGGCCTCTAAAGTTACTTGACACTCGCTTTTAAAGCAAATCGAATTAGAAACGAATGATTGCGTATATACCCAAGCAGCTGTTATTTAATGCACTTAGGACTTTGACTTGAATTTGGTTTCATGTGATTAAATTAAGTCATGTGTCCACCACCAAGcgataaataacaaaaaaaaaaaaaaaacaaactttgagATATGCTCTTAGTTGTGGCCAAAATAGTTTGGCCAGACaaactttttgtgtgtgtgtgtgaaagtTGTTTGCTGCCACAACCACataatcaaagaattaattttaaaatctatttGCTTTCTGGCAATTGTGCGAATAAATTCTAGAAAACTCCCAGCCAAGCAGCCAAGCAGCCAACCAGCCATCCTGCCATGCGAATGAATGGCCACTTGGGCTTAGTCGAGTTGagtattac contains these protein-coding regions:
- the LOC6525257 gene encoding farnesol dehydrogenase, giving the protein MDRWQNRVAVISGASSGIGAACARLLVSAGLQVVGLARRTDRLEQLRQSLPEEQRQRFHQHKCDVSQERQVDNAFEWIEKELGGIDVLINNAGIVLGGQLLDMPTKDISNILQTNLMGSIYCTKLAAGSMRRRQVAGHLIFVNSTAGVAGYKPDPADDSLNAYTPSKFALTAVQEICRQELITQGSRIKTTSISPGWVATDIVPDETKAKLGEVILQADDVAQAVLYALSTPPHTQVEQITLRAVGEYF